One part of the Streptomyces nigra genome encodes these proteins:
- a CDS encoding pyridoxine/pyridoxamine 5'-phosphate oxidase, whose translation MGTDLHDLLRSLRVWDVELPAFDPSDAPGEPLGLFTEWFADAVAAGQTEPHTMSLATADEEGLPDVRTVMLHGADVSGWAFATHRDSSKGRQLAARPYAALGFYWPARGRQVRVRGPVTAAPSAESQADLHARSTGALAAALTGRQSEVLGSPEELERASRAAWERARREPDAPVPTWTLYRVRPDEVEFFQGDAERRHVRLVYRRAEPGWVKELLWP comes from the coding sequence ATGGGAACGGATCTTCACGACCTGCTGAGGTCGCTGCGGGTGTGGGACGTCGAGCTGCCCGCCTTCGACCCGTCGGACGCGCCCGGCGAGCCGCTCGGCCTGTTCACCGAGTGGTTCGCCGACGCGGTCGCGGCCGGGCAGACGGAGCCGCACACGATGTCCCTCGCCACCGCGGACGAGGAGGGCCTGCCGGACGTGCGGACGGTGATGCTGCACGGCGCCGACGTGTCGGGCTGGGCCTTCGCCACGCACCGGGACAGCAGCAAGGGCCGCCAGCTCGCCGCCCGCCCGTACGCGGCCCTCGGCTTCTACTGGCCGGCGCGGGGCCGTCAGGTGCGGGTGCGGGGCCCCGTGACGGCGGCCCCGTCCGCCGAGTCCCAGGCCGATCTGCACGCCCGCTCGACGGGGGCGCTCGCGGCGGCCCTGACCGGACGGCAGAGCGAGGTGCTCGGCTCCCCCGAGGAGCTGGAACGGGCGTCGCGGGCCGCGTGGGAGCGGGCCCGGCGGGAGCCGGACGCGCCGGTGCCGACGTGGACGCTGTACCGGGTGCGCCCCGACGAGGTGGAGTTCTTCCAGGGCGACGCCGAGCGGCGGCACGTCCGGCTCGTCTACCGGCGCGCGGAACCGGGGTGGGTCAAGGAGCTGCTCTGGCCCTGA
- a CDS encoding acyl-CoA dehydrogenase family protein, which translates to MDTSLTPEQDGVRRALRDLLESRCGPAELRAALDTPSGHDPALWTALAERLGLPGLALPETYGGVGCSVTELALACEETGRVLAPSPLLATTVLAAALIAALGTAAQREELLPRLASGAVTAALAVDGTVLATALALTGGNGGDWAGGGRAGGVQARRTADGWRLYGQADQVLDGHSAGLLVVAAHTGGYTRPRTLLFLVPGDAAGVARARRTTVDATRPQGRVHLRDVEARLLGEEGSDVTGALAEIGDRAAAVLACEAVGAAGRALERTVEHVGRREQFGRPIGSFQAVKHRLADVYVEVQAARSAAYYAAWAAAHGERAGGLALAQALRAQRTASAEAVQFHGGLGFTWEHEAHLYFKRAAGDELLLGPVHRLRAHAAGAARLFEAEAPGTGEVRV; encoded by the coding sequence ATGGACACCAGCCTCACCCCCGAGCAGGATGGCGTCCGCCGCGCCCTGCGCGACCTGCTCGAGAGCCGCTGCGGTCCGGCCGAGCTGCGCGCGGCCCTCGACACCCCCTCCGGTCACGACCCCGCGCTGTGGACCGCCCTCGCCGAACGGCTCGGCCTGCCCGGCCTCGCCCTCCCCGAGACATACGGCGGTGTCGGCTGCTCGGTGACCGAACTCGCCCTCGCCTGCGAGGAGACCGGCCGGGTCCTGGCGCCCTCCCCGCTGCTGGCCACCACCGTCCTCGCCGCCGCCCTGATCGCCGCGCTCGGCACCGCGGCCCAGCGGGAGGAACTGCTGCCCCGCCTCGCCTCCGGCGCCGTCACCGCCGCGCTCGCCGTCGACGGCACCGTCCTCGCCACCGCCCTGGCCCTGACCGGCGGCAACGGCGGCGACTGGGCCGGCGGCGGCCGGGCGGGCGGCGTACAGGCCCGGCGGACCGCGGACGGCTGGCGGCTGTACGGGCAGGCGGACCAGGTGCTGGACGGGCACAGCGCCGGCCTGCTCGTGGTCGCCGCGCACACCGGGGGCTACACCCGCCCGCGGACCCTGCTGTTCCTGGTGCCCGGCGACGCCGCCGGAGTGGCCCGCGCCCGGCGGACCACCGTGGACGCCACCCGCCCACAGGGCCGGGTGCACCTCAGGGACGTCGAGGCGCGACTGCTCGGGGAGGAGGGGTCCGACGTGACCGGCGCCCTCGCGGAGATTGGCGACCGGGCCGCGGCGGTCCTCGCCTGCGAGGCCGTGGGCGCCGCCGGACGGGCCCTGGAGCGGACCGTGGAGCACGTCGGGCGGCGCGAGCAGTTCGGGCGGCCGATCGGGTCCTTCCAGGCGGTCAAGCACCGGCTCGCGGACGTGTACGTCGAGGTGCAGGCGGCCCGGTCCGCGGCGTACTACGCGGCCTGGGCGGCGGCCCACGGCGAACGGGCCGGCGGCCTCGCCCTCGCCCAGGCCCTGCGGGCGCAGCGGACCGCCTCCGCCGAGGCCGTCCAGTTCCACGGCGGACTCGGTTTCACCTGGGAGCACGAGGCGCACCTGTACTTCAAGCGGGCCGCCGGCGACGAACTGCTCCTCGGGCCGGTCCACCGGCTGCGCGCGCACGCCGCCGGGGCGGCCCGGCTCTTCGAGGCGGAGGCGCCCGGGACAGGGGAGGTGCGGGTGTGA
- a CDS encoding GNAT family N-acetyltransferase — MRPDDWYCTQDLNGFLSHAGGFLRSRPDLHTVALTVTETLRVNGPRAYGDEPPVFGVLERDGQVRAAYFRTPPHMLNVTPLTPDEADALAAHLLALGQTVPGVVAARETAEAFVAAWQRHTGARGTVAQRQRLYRLGNLTVPRPVPPGRARLAGRPDRELLARWYGEFTKAAGHTAARDPGAWADARIAYGGITLWEAEDGTPRAMAGVTPLIAGQVRVAPVYTPAPLRGRGYGGAATAAVTRAALSSGVREVLLFTDLSNATSNGLYQRIGYRPVADFTAYDLHRAR; from the coding sequence ATGCGCCCGGACGACTGGTACTGCACCCAGGACCTCAACGGCTTCCTGTCCCACGCCGGAGGCTTCCTGCGCTCACGCCCCGACCTGCACACCGTCGCCCTGACGGTCACCGAGACGCTGCGCGTCAACGGGCCGCGCGCGTACGGCGACGAGCCCCCCGTGTTCGGGGTGCTGGAACGCGACGGGCAGGTGCGGGCCGCCTACTTCCGCACCCCGCCCCACATGCTGAACGTCACCCCGCTCACCCCCGACGAGGCCGACGCCCTCGCCGCCCATCTGCTCGCGCTCGGGCAGACCGTCCCCGGCGTCGTCGCCGCCCGGGAGACCGCCGAGGCGTTCGTCGCCGCCTGGCAGCGGCACACCGGCGCCCGCGGCACCGTCGCCCAGCGCCAGCGGCTGTACCGGCTGGGCAATCTGACCGTGCCGCGGCCCGTCCCGCCCGGCCGCGCGCGTCTCGCCGGGCGGCCGGACCGGGAGCTGCTGGCCCGCTGGTACGGCGAGTTCACGAAGGCCGCCGGGCACACCGCCGCACGCGACCCGGGCGCCTGGGCCGACGCGCGGATCGCCTACGGCGGGATCACCCTGTGGGAGGCCGAGGACGGCACTCCCCGCGCCATGGCCGGGGTGACCCCGCTGATCGCCGGGCAGGTCCGCGTCGCCCCCGTCTACACCCCGGCACCGCTGCGCGGGCGCGGCTACGGCGGCGCGGCCACCGCCGCGGTCACCCGGGCCGCGCTCTCCTCCGGGGTGCGCGAGGTGCTGCTCTTCACCGACCTGTCCAACGCCACGAGCAACGGCCTCTACCAGCGCATCGGCTACCGCCCGGTGGCCGACTTCACGGCGTACGACCTCCACCGCGCCCGCTGA
- a CDS encoding pyridoxamine 5'-phosphate oxidase family protein, with amino-acid sequence MALTREEREQFLAEPHVAALAVDAGGGRGPLTVPIWYQYAPGGDVWILTGLDSRKNRLIQEARRFSLLVDRLEPTIRYVSVEGPVLRTVPATLEDLREISARYLPPEKVDGYVDFAWKNHGEQVVVHMRPEHWLSSDIGRL; translated from the coding sequence ATGGCGCTGACCCGTGAAGAGCGTGAGCAGTTCCTCGCCGAGCCGCATGTCGCGGCGCTGGCGGTCGACGCGGGAGGCGGGCGGGGCCCGCTGACCGTGCCCATCTGGTACCAGTACGCCCCCGGCGGCGACGTGTGGATCCTGACCGGCCTCGACTCCCGCAAGAACCGGCTGATCCAGGAGGCGCGCCGGTTCTCCCTGCTGGTGGACCGGCTGGAGCCGACGATCCGGTACGTGTCGGTGGAGGGCCCGGTCCTGCGGACCGTGCCGGCCACCCTGGAGGACCTGCGGGAGATCTCGGCGCGCTATCTGCCGCCCGAGAAGGTCGACGGCTATGTCGACTTCGCCTGGAAGAACCACGGCGAGCAGGTCGTCGTCCACATGCGGCCCGAGCACTGGCTGTCGTCGGACATCGGCCGGCTCTGA
- a CDS encoding thiolase C-terminal domain-containing protein, whose protein sequence is MTAGSRSVAVVGVALSDCGRVDDATAYALHAQAARRALADAGLGREVVDGFASAGLGVLAPIEVAEYLGLRPTWVDSTSVGGATWEVMAAHAVDAIARGHANAVLLVYGSTARADIRAGRRTGDLSFGGRGPAQFEVPYGHTLIAKYAMAARRHMLEHGTTVEQLAEVAVQARANAALNPEALHRDPVTVDDVLSGPMIADPFTRLHCCLRSDGGAAVLLAAEEYVPDCRTAPVWVLGSGEHVSHASMSEWPDFTTGPAAVSGRLAFARAGLRPEEMDFAELYDAFTYMTLVTLEDLGFCAKGEGGEFVGKGRLLVRGGELPVNTDGGGLSAQHPGMRGLFLLVEAVRQLRGEAGERQVARRGRTGEPPRLGVVSATGGWFCSSGTLVLGRE, encoded by the coding sequence ATGACTGCCGGGAGCCGGAGCGTCGCCGTGGTGGGTGTGGCCCTGTCCGACTGCGGGCGGGTGGACGACGCGACCGCGTACGCCCTGCACGCCCAGGCCGCGCGCCGGGCACTGGCCGACGCGGGGCTCGGCCGGGAGGTGGTGGACGGGTTCGCCTCCGCGGGCCTCGGCGTGCTCGCGCCCATCGAGGTGGCCGAGTATCTGGGGCTGCGCCCGACCTGGGTGGACTCCACGTCGGTCGGCGGTGCCACCTGGGAGGTGATGGCCGCCCACGCGGTCGACGCGATCGCCCGCGGCCACGCGAACGCCGTGCTGCTGGTGTACGGCTCGACGGCCCGCGCGGACATCAGGGCGGGCCGCAGGACGGGCGACCTGTCCTTCGGCGGCCGGGGGCCCGCGCAGTTCGAGGTCCCCTACGGGCACACGCTGATCGCCAAGTACGCCATGGCCGCCCGCCGCCACATGCTCGAACACGGCACGACCGTCGAGCAGTTGGCGGAGGTGGCCGTCCAGGCGCGGGCCAACGCGGCCCTCAACCCGGAGGCGCTGCACCGCGACCCCGTCACCGTGGACGACGTGCTGTCCGGCCCGATGATCGCGGACCCGTTCACCCGGCTGCACTGCTGTCTGCGCTCCGACGGCGGCGCGGCGGTGCTGCTGGCCGCCGAGGAGTACGTCCCCGACTGCCGGACGGCACCGGTGTGGGTGCTCGGCAGCGGGGAGCACGTCTCGCACGCGTCGATGTCCGAGTGGCCGGACTTCACGACCGGCCCGGCGGCGGTGAGCGGGCGGCTCGCCTTCGCCCGGGCCGGACTGCGGCCCGAGGAGATGGACTTCGCCGAGCTGTACGACGCCTTCACCTATATGACGCTGGTGACCCTGGAGGATCTGGGCTTCTGCGCCAAGGGCGAGGGCGGGGAGTTCGTCGGAAAGGGGCGGCTGCTGGTGCGCGGCGGGGAGCTCCCGGTGAACACGGACGGGGGCGGTCTGTCGGCCCAGCATCCCGGGATGCGCGGGCTGTTCCTGCTGGTGGAGGCGGTGCGTCAGCTGCGGGGCGAGGCCGGGGAGCGTCAGGTGGCCCGGCGGGGCCGGACGGGGGAGCCGCCTCGGCTGGGCGTGGTGTCGGCGACGGGGGGATGGTTCTGCTCGTCGGGGACGTTGGTACTGGGAAGGGAGTGA